The proteins below come from a single Ochotona princeps isolate mOchPri1 chromosome 13, mOchPri1.hap1, whole genome shotgun sequence genomic window:
- the LDB1 gene encoding LIM domain-binding protein 1 isoform X4, with amino-acid sequence MSVGCACPGCSSKSFKLYSPKEPPNGNAFPPFHPGTMLDRDVGPTPMYPPTYLEPGIGRHTPYGNQTDYRIFELNKRLQNWTEECDNLWWDAFTTEFFEDDAMLTITFCLEDGPKRYTIGRTLIPRYFRSIFEGGATELYYVLKHPKEAFHSNFVSLDCDQGSMVTQHGKPMFTQVCVEGRLYLEFMFDDMMRIKTWHFSIRQHRELIPRSILAMHAQDPQMLDQLSKNITRCGLSNSTLNYLRLCVILEPMQELMSRHKTYSLSPRDCLKTCLFQKWQRMVAPPAEPARQQPSKRRKRKMSGGSTMSSGGGNTNNSNSKKKSPASTFALSSQDVMVVGEPTLMGGEFGDEDERLITRLENTQFDAANGIDDEDSFNNSPALGANSPWNSKPPSSQESKSENPTSQASQ; translated from the exons GTTGTTCCTCCAAGTCATTCAAGCTGTACTCGCCGAAGGAGCCCCCGAACGGCAACGCCTTCCCCCCGTTCCATCCCGGCACCATGCTAGATCGGGATGTGGG CCCAACTCCCATGTACCCACCTACGTACCTGGAGCCTGGGATTGG GAGGCATACGCCGTATGGCAACCAAACTGACTACAGAATATTTGAGCTTAACAAACGGCTTCAGAACTGGACGGAG GAGTGTGACAATCTCTGGTGGGATGCTTTCACAACCGAGTTCTTTGAGGATGATGCAATGTTGACCATCACTTTCTGcctagaggatggaccaaagagATACA CTATTGGCCGGACCCTGATCCCACGCTACTTCCGCAGCATCTTTGAGGGGGGTGCCACAGAGCTCTACTATGTGCTTAAGCATCCCAAGGAGGCATTCCACAGCAACTTCGTGTCCCTCGACTGTGACCAGGGCAGCATGGTGACCCAGCACGGCAAGCCCATGTTCACCCAG gtgtgtgtggagggccGGTTGTACCTGGAGTTCATGTTTGACGACATGATGCGGATAAAGACGTGGCACTTCAGCATCCGGCAGCACCGAGAGCTCATCCCCCGCAGcatccttgccatgcat GCCCAGGACCCCCAGATGTTGGATCAGCTTTCCAAAAACATCACACGGTGTGGGCTCTCCAACTCCACTCTCAACTACCTCCGA CTCTGTGTGATCCTCGAGCCCATGCAAGAGCTCATGTCCCGCCACAAGACCTACAGCCTCAGCCCCAGAGACTGCCTCAAGACCTGCCTTTTCCAGAAGTGGCAGCGCATGGTAGCACCCCCTG CGGAACCCGCAcggcagcagcccagcaagcGGCGGAAACGGAAGATGTCCGGGGGCAGCACCATGAGTTCGGGGGGTGGCAACactaacaacagcaacagcaagaaGAAGAGCCCGGCCAGCACCTTTGCCCTCTCCAGCCAG GATGTGATGGTGGTGGGGGAGCCCACCCTGATGGGCGGGGAGTTCGGGGACGAGGACGAGAGGCTCATCACCCGGCTGGAGAACACCCAGTTTGACGCGGCCAACGGCATTGACGACGAGGACAGCTTTAACAACTCCCCTGCGCTGGGCGCCAACAGCCCCTGGAACAGCAAGCCTCCGTCCAGCCAAGAAAGCAAATCAGAGAACCCTACATCACAGGCTTCCCAGTAA
- the LDB1 gene encoding LIM domain-binding protein 1 isoform X2 has protein sequence MSVGCACPGCSSKSFKLYSPKEPPNGNAFPPFHPGTMLDRDVGPTPMYPPTYLEPGIGRHTPYGNQTDYRIFELNKRLQNWTEECDNLWWDAFTTEFFEDDAMLTITFCLEDGPKRYTIGRTLIPRYFRSIFEGGATELYYVLKHPKEAFHSNFVSLDCDQGSMVTQHGKPMFTQVCVEGRLYLEFMFDDMMRIKTWHFSIRQHRELIPRSILAMHAQDPQMLDQLSKNITRCGLSNSTLNYLRLCVILEPMQELMSRHKTYSLSPRDCLKTCLFQKWQRMVAPPAEPARQQPSKRRKRKMSGGSTMSSGGGNTNNSNSKKKSPASTFALSSQVPDVMVVGEPTLMGGEFGDEDERLITRLENTQFDAANGIDDEDSFNNSPALGANSPWNSKPPSSQESKSENPTSQASQ, from the exons GTTGTTCCTCCAAGTCATTCAAGCTGTACTCGCCGAAGGAGCCCCCGAACGGCAACGCCTTCCCCCCGTTCCATCCCGGCACCATGCTAGATCGGGATGTGGG CCCAACTCCCATGTACCCACCTACGTACCTGGAGCCTGGGATTGG GAGGCATACGCCGTATGGCAACCAAACTGACTACAGAATATTTGAGCTTAACAAACGGCTTCAGAACTGGACGGAG GAGTGTGACAATCTCTGGTGGGATGCTTTCACAACCGAGTTCTTTGAGGATGATGCAATGTTGACCATCACTTTCTGcctagaggatggaccaaagagATACA CTATTGGCCGGACCCTGATCCCACGCTACTTCCGCAGCATCTTTGAGGGGGGTGCCACAGAGCTCTACTATGTGCTTAAGCATCCCAAGGAGGCATTCCACAGCAACTTCGTGTCCCTCGACTGTGACCAGGGCAGCATGGTGACCCAGCACGGCAAGCCCATGTTCACCCAG gtgtgtgtggagggccGGTTGTACCTGGAGTTCATGTTTGACGACATGATGCGGATAAAGACGTGGCACTTCAGCATCCGGCAGCACCGAGAGCTCATCCCCCGCAGcatccttgccatgcat GCCCAGGACCCCCAGATGTTGGATCAGCTTTCCAAAAACATCACACGGTGTGGGCTCTCCAACTCCACTCTCAACTACCTCCGA CTCTGTGTGATCCTCGAGCCCATGCAAGAGCTCATGTCCCGCCACAAGACCTACAGCCTCAGCCCCAGAGACTGCCTCAAGACCTGCCTTTTCCAGAAGTGGCAGCGCATGGTAGCACCCCCTG CGGAACCCGCAcggcagcagcccagcaagcGGCGGAAACGGAAGATGTCCGGGGGCAGCACCATGAGTTCGGGGGGTGGCAACactaacaacagcaacagcaagaaGAAGAGCCCGGCCAGCACCTTTGCCCTCTCCAGCCAGGTACCT GATGTGATGGTGGTGGGGGAGCCCACCCTGATGGGCGGGGAGTTCGGGGACGAGGACGAGAGGCTCATCACCCGGCTGGAGAACACCCAGTTTGACGCGGCCAACGGCATTGACGACGAGGACAGCTTTAACAACTCCCCTGCGCTGGGCGCCAACAGCCCCTGGAACAGCAAGCCTCCGTCCAGCCAAGAAAGCAAATCAGAGAACCCTACATCACAGGCTTCCCAGTAA
- the LDB1 gene encoding LIM domain-binding protein 1 isoform X1 → MLDRDVGPTPMYPPTYLEPGIGRHTPYGNQTDYRIFELNKRLQNWTEECDNLWWDAFTTEFFEDDAMLTITFCLEDGPKRYTIGRTLIPRYFRSIFEGGATELYYVLKHPKEAFHSNFVSLDCDQGSMVTQHGKPMFTQVCVEGRLYLEFMFDDMMRIKTWHFSIRQHRELIPRSILAMHAQDPQMLDQLSKNITRCGLSNSTLNYLRLCVILEPMQELMSRHKTYSLSPRDCLKTCLFQKWQRMVAPPAEPARQQPSKRRKRKMSGGSTMSSGGGNTNNSNSKKKSPASTFALSSQVPDVMVVGEPTLMGGEFGDEDERLITRLENTQFDAANGIDDEDSFNNSPALGANSPWNSKPPSSQESKSENPTSQASQ, encoded by the exons ATGCTAGATCGGGATGTGGG CCCAACTCCCATGTACCCACCTACGTACCTGGAGCCTGGGATTGG GAGGCATACGCCGTATGGCAACCAAACTGACTACAGAATATTTGAGCTTAACAAACGGCTTCAGAACTGGACGGAG GAGTGTGACAATCTCTGGTGGGATGCTTTCACAACCGAGTTCTTTGAGGATGATGCAATGTTGACCATCACTTTCTGcctagaggatggaccaaagagATACA CTATTGGCCGGACCCTGATCCCACGCTACTTCCGCAGCATCTTTGAGGGGGGTGCCACAGAGCTCTACTATGTGCTTAAGCATCCCAAGGAGGCATTCCACAGCAACTTCGTGTCCCTCGACTGTGACCAGGGCAGCATGGTGACCCAGCACGGCAAGCCCATGTTCACCCAG gtgtgtgtggagggccGGTTGTACCTGGAGTTCATGTTTGACGACATGATGCGGATAAAGACGTGGCACTTCAGCATCCGGCAGCACCGAGAGCTCATCCCCCGCAGcatccttgccatgcat GCCCAGGACCCCCAGATGTTGGATCAGCTTTCCAAAAACATCACACGGTGTGGGCTCTCCAACTCCACTCTCAACTACCTCCGA CTCTGTGTGATCCTCGAGCCCATGCAAGAGCTCATGTCCCGCCACAAGACCTACAGCCTCAGCCCCAGAGACTGCCTCAAGACCTGCCTTTTCCAGAAGTGGCAGCGCATGGTAGCACCCCCTG CGGAACCCGCAcggcagcagcccagcaagcGGCGGAAACGGAAGATGTCCGGGGGCAGCACCATGAGTTCGGGGGGTGGCAACactaacaacagcaacagcaagaaGAAGAGCCCGGCCAGCACCTTTGCCCTCTCCAGCCAGGTACCT GATGTGATGGTGGTGGGGGAGCCCACCCTGATGGGCGGGGAGTTCGGGGACGAGGACGAGAGGCTCATCACCCGGCTGGAGAACACCCAGTTTGACGCGGCCAACGGCATTGACGACGAGGACAGCTTTAACAACTCCCCTGCGCTGGGCGCCAACAGCCCCTGGAACAGCAAGCCTCCGTCCAGCCAAGAAAGCAAATCAGAGAACCCTACATCACAGGCTTCCCAGTAA
- the LDB1 gene encoding LIM domain-binding protein 1 isoform X3 produces MLDRDVGPTPMYPPTYLEPGIGRHTPYGNQTDYRIFELNKRLQNWTEECDNLWWDAFTTEFFEDDAMLTITFCLEDGPKRYTIGRTLIPRYFRSIFEGGATELYYVLKHPKEAFHSNFVSLDCDQGSMVTQHGKPMFTQVCVEGRLYLEFMFDDMMRIKTWHFSIRQHRELIPRSILAMHAQDPQMLDQLSKNITRCGLSNSTLNYLRLCVILEPMQELMSRHKTYSLSPRDCLKTCLFQKWQRMVAPPAEPARQQPSKRRKRKMSGGSTMSSGGGNTNNSNSKKKSPASTFALSSQDVMVVGEPTLMGGEFGDEDERLITRLENTQFDAANGIDDEDSFNNSPALGANSPWNSKPPSSQESKSENPTSQASQ; encoded by the exons ATGCTAGATCGGGATGTGGG CCCAACTCCCATGTACCCACCTACGTACCTGGAGCCTGGGATTGG GAGGCATACGCCGTATGGCAACCAAACTGACTACAGAATATTTGAGCTTAACAAACGGCTTCAGAACTGGACGGAG GAGTGTGACAATCTCTGGTGGGATGCTTTCACAACCGAGTTCTTTGAGGATGATGCAATGTTGACCATCACTTTCTGcctagaggatggaccaaagagATACA CTATTGGCCGGACCCTGATCCCACGCTACTTCCGCAGCATCTTTGAGGGGGGTGCCACAGAGCTCTACTATGTGCTTAAGCATCCCAAGGAGGCATTCCACAGCAACTTCGTGTCCCTCGACTGTGACCAGGGCAGCATGGTGACCCAGCACGGCAAGCCCATGTTCACCCAG gtgtgtgtggagggccGGTTGTACCTGGAGTTCATGTTTGACGACATGATGCGGATAAAGACGTGGCACTTCAGCATCCGGCAGCACCGAGAGCTCATCCCCCGCAGcatccttgccatgcat GCCCAGGACCCCCAGATGTTGGATCAGCTTTCCAAAAACATCACACGGTGTGGGCTCTCCAACTCCACTCTCAACTACCTCCGA CTCTGTGTGATCCTCGAGCCCATGCAAGAGCTCATGTCCCGCCACAAGACCTACAGCCTCAGCCCCAGAGACTGCCTCAAGACCTGCCTTTTCCAGAAGTGGCAGCGCATGGTAGCACCCCCTG CGGAACCCGCAcggcagcagcccagcaagcGGCGGAAACGGAAGATGTCCGGGGGCAGCACCATGAGTTCGGGGGGTGGCAACactaacaacagcaacagcaagaaGAAGAGCCCGGCCAGCACCTTTGCCCTCTCCAGCCAG GATGTGATGGTGGTGGGGGAGCCCACCCTGATGGGCGGGGAGTTCGGGGACGAGGACGAGAGGCTCATCACCCGGCTGGAGAACACCCAGTTTGACGCGGCCAACGGCATTGACGACGAGGACAGCTTTAACAACTCCCCTGCGCTGGGCGCCAACAGCCCCTGGAACAGCAAGCCTCCGTCCAGCCAAGAAAGCAAATCAGAGAACCCTACATCACAGGCTTCCCAGTAA